In Deefgea piscis, the genomic window AATTATTCCAGTGGGATGGTTTACAAGCTGCCGTTATCAATGCTGACGATGCCTTTGGCCGTGAGTTGATTGAATTTACCACTGCCCCCAAAGTGTATGGCTATGGGTTTGAGCACGGTAATTTGCGCGTTAAGCATTTTGAATCCTCTCTTGATGGTATTTCTTTGGTCGTCGATACGCCGCTTGGTGTTGGCGCGATTAATTCGCCGCTATTAGGACGCTTTAATGTCAGCAATTTGCTGGCTTGCTTAGGGGTCTTACTGGCCGATGGCGTGGCACTGGATGATGCCTGCCGCGTGCTCGGTCAAATTCGTTCGGCTCCTGGGCGGATGCAATGCTTGGGTGGGTCGGGCAAGCCTTTGGTGGTGGTCGATTACGCACATACGCCAGATGCTTTAGAAAAAGCACTACTCACTTTGCGTGAAGTGATGCCGCAAGGCGCGCGCTTATATTGTGTGTTTGGTTGCGGTGGCGATAGAGACAATGGCAAGCGCCCATTAATGGGGGAGATTGCTTGTCGTTTGGCGGACTCAGTGGTGATTACCAGTGATAACCCGCGCAGCGAAAAACCGCAGGCGATTATTCAGCAAATTATTGCTGGCGTAGAAGGTGTGCCAGGTAATGGCGAAGCCAACTATGCGATTGAATCGGATCGTGGTTTTGCAATTACGGACACCATTGATATGGCCGGTCCTAACGATGTGATTTTAGTGGCCGGTAAGGGGCATGAAACCTACCAAGAAATCGATGGCGTGCGGCAACATTTTGATGATGTCGAAGTGGCTAGCCAAGCGCTCGCCAAAAAAGTAATAAGGAAGTCATGATGTTGAATTTGCAGGAAACCGCGCAAGTGCTTAATGGCCGTCTTTCGGGGGGCCCCGAATTGGTCTTTAGCCGTGTGACGACTGATAGTCGTGACATTCGCGCCGGTGATTTATTTGTCGCTTTAAAAGGCGAGCGTTTTGACGCGCATGATTTTGTTGAGCAAGCTTTGGCGCAAGGCGCGGTAGCCGCCCTCGTTGAAAAAGACGGTAGCGGTAACCGGATTGTGGTGGCGGACACTTTACAAGCACTGGGACAATTGGCAAGGTATTGGCGTGCAAAGCACGCCGACATTAAGCTAGCGGCTATTACTGGCAGTAATGGCAAAACAAGCCTCAAAGAAATGTTGGCCAGTATTTTGGCTAAGCATGTCGGTGACGCCAGCAAAGTACACGCAACCAAAGGCAATTTAAACAACCATATTGGCTTGCCATTGACGGTGCTAGGGCTCAATGCTCAGCATCGTTTTGTCGTTGCTGAAATGGGTATGAATCATTTTGGTGAGATTGACTACCTAACGCGCATTGCCTGCCCTGACGTAGCGGTCGTCAATAATGCGGGCGCGGCCCATTTAGAAGCCTTGGGCTCGGTGGCGGGTGTGGCTCAAGCCAAAGGTGAAATTTTTGCCGGTTTAGTCGCCGATGGCGTGGCCATTATTAATCACGATGATGAATTTGCTGGTTTGTGGCGGCAATTAGCGGGCGAGCATCAATGTGTGTCGTTTGGATTGCAAGACGCAGAAATCACTGCCGAGCAGATTGAATTGGGCGCATTGGGCAGTCAGTTTCAATTGCTCACACCATTAGGTTCGGCATCAGTGCAGTTAGCGGTTCCGGGCTTACACAATGTGCGTAATGCACTGGCCGCAGCGGCTACGGCGCTGGCAATGCAAGTGCCTTTGGCCGATATTGCTGCCGGTCTTTCGGCATGGCAAGGGGTAAAAGGGCGTTTACAAGCCAAAAAAGCTGCCAATGGCGCGCAAATTTTGGACGATAGCTATAACGCCAATCCAGATTCTATGCGGGCGGCGATTGATGTTTTGGCGGCGATGGGGGCAAAACGTAGCGTTTTGGTGTTGGGGGATATGGGCGAAGTGGGCGCGGATGCCGCCGAGCAACATGCTTTGATTGGCGCTTATGCGCAGCAACAAGGCATAGCCGCTTTATTCGCCGTGGGTGAACACATGGTGCATGCCGTGGGCGCTTTTGGTGAGCGCGGTCAGCATTTTGCCAGTAAAGCGCAATTGTTGGCGAGTTTGCGTGCCGTATTAACACCCGAATCGATGGTGTTGGTGAAAGGATCGCGCTTTATGCGCATGGAAGACGTTGTTAACGAATTAGAAGGAGCACAGCCATGTTGCTGATGTTGATGCAATGGCTCGGCGAATCAGTTCGTGCCTTTAATGTATTTAATTACCTCACTTTACGCGCCGTATTGGCGACGATTACTGCGCTAACGATTTCATGGACTTTAGGTCCATGGGTGATTCGCAAATTGACCGAGATGAAAGTCGGTCAAGCCGTTCGTGATGACGGCCCGCAAACGCATTTAATCAAAGCCGGTACGCCGACGATGGGCGGCACCTTGATTTTGCTGTCGATTGGCTTGACCACCTTATTGTGGGGTGACTTAGGCAATAAATACATTTGGCTGGTGCTGGTGGTGACCTTGGCCACCGGCATTATTGGTTTTGTGGATGATTATAAAAAAGTTGCACTGAAAAACCCGAAAGGCTTATCTGCCAAAGCCAAGATGTTTTGGCAGTCAGCGATTGCCATTGGTGCCGGTTTATTTTTGGTGAATTTTGGTAATGACGCGGCAACGACGGGTTTTATTGTGCCGTTTTATAAAGAAATTTTGTATCCATTTGGTGCCATTGGCTTTTGTATTCTGACTTATTTTGTCATTGTTGGCACCAGTAATGCCGTCAATCTCACCGATGGTTTGGATGGCTTGGCGATTATGCCGACAGTACTGATTGCTGGCGCTTTTTGTATTTTTGCCTACGTGGCAGGGAATGCAAAATTTGCAGTTTATTTGGGGGTGCCGCATGTACCCGGTGCTGGCGAATTAGTGGTGTTTTGTGCGGCAATGGCCGGTGCAGGCCTTGGCTTTTTGTGGTTTAACGCCTATCCCGCCGAAGTCTTTATGGGCGACGTTGGCGCTTTGGCGCTCGGCGCCGGCCTTGGTATGGTCGCGGTGATTGTGCGGCAAGAAATTGTGCTGTTGATTATGGGCGGTGTGTTTGTGGTTGAAGCGCTGTCGGTGATGATTCAAGTTGCTAGCTTTAAAACTCGCGGAAAACGCGTGTTTCGCATGGCGCCATTGCACCATCATTACGAATTAAAAGGCTGGAAAGAAACTCAAGTGGTGGTCCGTTTCTGGATTATTACCATGCTCTTGGTCTTGGTTGGCTTGGCCACCTTGAAATTACGGTAAGCAAAGATGGAACTCAAAGCAAAGCATTGCATCGTCGTCGGTTTAGGTGAAACTGGTTTGGCGACCGCCCGTTGGTTGGTTGGTCAAGGCGCACAGGTGACCGTGGCCGATAGTCGTCAAACGCCACCCAATTTGGCGCAACTTCAAGCCGAGTTGCCACAGGTCGCGTTGCGCTTGGGCTCATTTAATGTGGATACCTTTGCGGATGCCGATTTATTGATTAGCAGTCCAGGAGTGCCACTGGCAACGCCCGAAGTGGCCGCAGCGATCGCTCGTGGCATTACTGTGATCGGTGATATTGAATTATTGGCCTTGGCGTTGCAAGGCCAGCCCGGCAAAGTGATTGCGATTACTGGATCGAATGGCAAATCCACCGTGACCACGATGGTGGCGCAAATGTGTGAGGCCGCCGGAAAAACCACGGTGATGGCCGGCAATATTGGCGTTCCGGTCTTAGCAGCACTAGCAGAATGGCAGGCGCGCGGTGAGTGGCCTGATTTTTGGGTACTGGAATTATCTAGTTTCCAACTTGAAACGACGCACTCCTTAGCGCCGACTGCGGCGACGGTATTGAATGTGTCGGAAGACCATTTAGATCGCTACGCCGGAATGAAAGAATATGCGGCGACCAAAGCCAGTATTTTTAATGGCCAAGGCGTGCGAGTTCTTAATCGTGAAGATCAGTGGTGCAAGGGTATGGCTGAACCAGACCACAATATAGTGTGGTTTGGTGCAGATACCGCTGCTAATGGTGAGTATGGTTTGCTTGAAATCGATGGTGATTTTAGCCTTCGCTATGGCGCAACTGAATTACTTAAAGCGTCGGAATTACCGGTAGCGGGTTTGCATAACGCCGTGAATGCACTGGCTTCGATTGCCTTGTGCCGCGCCGCCGATTTGCCTTTAGCACCATTGCTTGAGGCACTGAAAAACTTTAAAGGTTTGCCGCATCGCGTTGAGTTTGTCGCCGACATCAATGGGGTGGCGTATTACGACGACTCTAAAGGCACCAATGTTGGCGCGACCGAAGCGGCTTTAAAAGGCATGACGCGGCCAGTGGTGTTGATTGCGGGCGGCGAGGGCAAGGGCCAAGATTTTTCGCCACTGCTTGAAGCTTGCGAGCGAGTTTGCCGGGCGGTGTTACTCATTGGTAAAGACGCACCCGCTTTGGCGGACGTATTAAATGAAGCGCAGTCGGCGTATTTGCCAGATGACGATGATAATTATTTGCCGGTGATGATGTTACCGACGTTAGAGATGGCCGTCTCGGTGGCGAGTAATTTTGCCGAGCCTGGTGATGTGGTCTTGCTGTCACCGGCGTGCGCTAGTTTAGATATGTTCCGTAATTATCATCATCGCGCCGAAGTATTTATTGCCGCAGTGAAAGAGTTGGAGCAGTAATGCGGCAAATTCTTTATCAAGCGATGCAGCGAATGAAGCCCAAAATGAGCGCTTATGATCGAGGCTTATTTTGGTGCGTCACTTTATTGCTGACCATCGGCTTGGTAATGGTGTATTCCGCATCGATTGCAATGGCTGAGGTAGATAAAGATACTGGCTTTAATTCGAGTTATTTTTTGATGCGCCATTCGGCATTTTTGGCCGTTGGGGTGTTGGCTGGATTCATTGCATTTAATATTCCAACCGAGATATGGCGTCGATACGCTCCGGCTTTATTTATTTTGGGTATTGTTTTATTAATTCTAGTGTTGATTCCGGGTATCGGGCGTGAGGTGAATGGTAGTCGGCGCTGGTTAAGTTTATTTGTGATTAATTTACAACCTTCCGAATTAGTGAAGTATTTTGCTGTGCTGTATGCCGCTGATTATAGCGTGCGTAAAAATAGTAGTATGACTTCAACCTTTGTTGATAGCTTAACTAAGGTCTTATTACCGCTAGGCGTTGTAATGGCCATTGTGGGTGGCTTATTATTGGCCGAACCCGATATGGGCGCATTGATTGTCGTAACGGCGATTGCGATGGGCATATTATTTTTGGCTGGATTTAGTTGGCGAATCTTTGCTGGCCTGATCATTTTTTTAGGCGGCGCTTTTTTTGCTTTAATTATTTCTAGCCCTTATCGCCGGGCGCGGGTTTTAGGTTTTTTAGATCCTTGGCAAGATCCGTATGGCAAAGGTTACCAATTAAGTCATTCCTTAATTGCTTTTGGCCGTGGTGAATTTACCGGGGTCGGTTTGGGCCTTAGTGTAGAAAAGCTCTCATATTTACCCGAAGCGCATACCGATTTTTTAATGGCGATTATTGCGGAAGAATTTGGTTTTATTGGTATCGCCGTGGTGATTAGCTTATTTGCATTTTTAGTTTTTCGGGCTTTTTCGATTGGCGTACAGGCAAATAAATTAGAGCGGCATTGGCAATCATTAGCTGCTCAAGGTGTTGGGATTTGGATTGGTGTACAAACGGTGATTAATATCGGCGTAAATATGGGTGTGATGCCGACTAAAGGTTTAACCTTGCCTTTATTATCGTTTGGTGGCTCTGGGCTTGTGGCCAATTTATTAGCGCTAGGTTTTTTATTACGGATTGATTTTGAAAATCGTCAAATGATTCGAGGCTATAAGGTATGACGATTATTTTCTCGGTACTTTTTATTATTGCCATGCTGGCTTTGATTGTCAGCGGCTGGCGAATGCGAAAAGAAGATGCCGAATGGATTGAGCCTGCTGCCACCGGTGGGCAACGTACGCTCTTGGTGATGGCCGGTGGCACGGGTGGGCATATATTCCCCGCGTTAGCGGTTGCCAATGCATTACGTCTTGAGGGTTGGGATGTGGTGTGGTTAGGCGCAAACGGCGCGATGGAAACCCGCGTTGTACCGCAGCAAGGTATAGATTTGGTGACGCTAAAAATTACCGGTGTACGCGGTAAAGGTTGGTTAAAAAAACTCAGCCAGCCATGGGTACAAACCAAAGCTTTGTTGGCGGCATTGAATTTGATTTTCCGCCGTCGCCCCGATGTGGCGATTGGTTTTGGTGGGTTTACCGGTTTTCCCGGCGGCTTGGCGATGCGTTTGTGCTGGCTGCCGTTGGTGATTCATGAGCAAAACTCAGTAGCGGGTTTAACCAATCGCGTGTTGTCGAAAATTGCCAATCGAGTGTTGTTTGCGTTTCCGTCGGCATTTCCTAATCAGGCCGATTGCGTTGGTAATCCAGTTCGCAGTGAAATCGCCCAAGTGGCTGAGCCTGCGGTGCGCTTTGCCAACCGAACTGGGCCTTTAAAGATTTTGGTGGTGGGCGGCAGCTTAGGTGCGCAAGTGTTTAATGAACAATTGCCGAAAGCCTTGGCACTGATTGCACCAGCTGATCGTCCGATGGTGACGCATCAATCGGGTGAAAAGCATTTAGAAACATTGCGAGCCAATTACGCCGCAGCTGGCGCTTCTGCCGATTGCGTGGCGTTTATTGCCGATATGGCGCAAGCGTATGCCGATGCCGATTTGATTTTGTGCCGTTCAGGGGCGTTGACGGTGGCCGAGCTCGCATGTGTCGGTGCGGCAAGTATTTTGGTGCCATTTCCGCATGCGGTGGATGACCACCAAACCGGTAATGCACACTTTTTAAGTGAAGCGGGTGCCGGGATTTTATTAGCTCAATCACACAGCAGCCCAGAAAAACTGGCGCAATTGATTCAAGAAATGACGCGTGAACGCTGCCTAACGATGGCAACGGCCGCGCGTGCTTTAGCTCAACCTAATGCAACGGCCGCAGTCGTTGCAGTGATTAAAGAATTAGCGCAATGAAACATAAAGTAAAACGCATCCATTTTGTTGGGATTGGTGGTGTCGGCATGAGTGGGATTGCCGAAGTATTGCTCAATTTAGGTTTTGAAATTAGTGGTTCGGATTTAGGTGTGAGCGCCACAACACAGCGCTTAGTGAATGCGGGCGCCCAAGTATTTCAAGGGCATGCGGCTGAGTTTATTACCGATGCCGACGTGGTAGTGATTTCGAGTGCGGTGAAAGACGACAATCCCGAAGTGATTGCCGCGCGCCAGCGTAAGATTCCTGTTGTGCCCCGCGCGATGATGTTGGCTGAATTAATGCGCTTAAAGCAAGGTATTGCCATTGCCGGTACGCACGGCAAAACCACTACCACTAGCTTGAGTGCCAGTGTGCTCGAGGCTGCTGGCTTGGATCCAACCTTTGTGATTGGCGGAAAATTACACGCAGCTGGCTCAAATGCCCGCTTAGGGCAGGGTGACTTTTTGGTCGCCGAAGCCGATGAAAGCGATGCGTCGTTCTTGCTACTCACGCCGGTGATCTCGGTGGTGACCAATATTGATGCGGACCATATGGACACTTATGGCCATGATTTTGAAAAACTAAAGCAAGCTTTTATCGATTTTCTGCATCATTTGCCGTTTTATGGCCGGGCGATTTTGTGTATTGATGATCCGCATGTGCGCTCGATCTTGCCGAAAGTCACTAGCCCTGTGACCACGTATGGGGTTTCTGAAGACGCGATGTTGCGTGCAGAAAACATTGTGGCGGATAACGGCATGATGCGTTTTGATGCGGTTTGGCAAAACGGTGAATCACGTCGCTTAGCCGTCACGCTCAATATGCCGGGCATGCACAATGTACTTAATGCACTCGCTGCGATTGCCATCGGGATTGAAGTTGGGGCGGATGAGACAGCGATTGTATCGGCTCTTGAGCGTTTCCAAGGCGTAGGTCGTCGTTTCCAGCGCTATGGCGAAGTCACTTTGCCAGCGGGTGGCACGTTTACCTTGGTCGATGATTATGGTCACCATCCGGTTGAGATGGCGGCAACGCTGGCAGCGACGCGTGGCGCGTTCCCGGGGCGTCGCTTGTTATTGGCGTTTCAACCGCACCGCTATACGCGAACGCGTGATTGTTTTGAAGATTTTGTCAAAGTACTTAACACGGTCGATGGCTTGTTGCTCGCCGAGGTGTATGCCGCCGGTGAAACGCCGATTGTTGCTGCTGATGGCCGATCTTTAGCCCGTGCTGTGCGAGTGGCCGGCAAAATTGAGCCGGTGTTTGTGGCGCAAATTACCGATATGTCAACGGCAATTTTTGCCGCAGTGCAAGCGGGTGATGTGGTGGTGACGATGGGCGCTGGCACCATTGGGAATACACCGAAATTATTATGTGAGATGGTGAAATGAGCGGTGTTGATGTGAAAGCAATGGGTAAAGTTGCAGTATTAATGGGTGGTGCTTCGAGCGAGAGAGAAATTTCTTTGCTCAGCGGCGCGGGTGTATTGGAAGCTTTAGTTCGCCAAGGCGTGGATGCGCATCGCTTTGATCCTGCTGAAAAACCATTGTCAGCTTTGCATGATGAAGGATTTGAGCGCGCCTTTTTGATCTTACACGGTGGTTATGGCGAGGATGGCACGATCCAAGGTGCTTTGGAATTTATGTCGATTCCTTACACTGGCTGTGGCGTGATGGCTTCGGCAATTGGTATGGATAAATGGCGCACCAAGCTGATGTGGCAAGCGGCCGGTTTACCGATTCCTGATTATGTTTTACTTGTTGCCAGTAGTGATTTGGCTGCGGTGGCCAAGCAGTTAGATTTACCGCTGTATGTTAAACCCGCCAATGGTGGCTCAAGCGTGGGGGTTACGCGTTGTACCAGCGTTGAGCAAATTGCTCAGGCTTACGCTGTAGCAGCGCAGTACGATGCTTTGGTTTTGGCTGAACGCTCGATTAACGCCGGTGAGTACTCGTGCGCGGTGCTTGATGGTAAGGCTTTGGCCACCGTCAAGATTGAGCCGGCGACTGAGTTTTATGACTTTGAAGCTAAATATATCCGTGATGACACGGTCTATCATTGCCCTGGTTTATTGGGTGAGCAAGAGCAAAAAGCGCGTGATTTATGTGAACAAGCGTATCGAGTGCTCGGGGCTTCAGGTTGGGCGCGAATTGACTTTTTAATGGATGAGCAGGGCGAAATGTTTTTGCTAGAGCCCAATACGGCCCCCGGAATGACAACGCACAGTCTATTTCCGATGTGCGCTCGTGAAGCAGGCATTAGCTACGACGACTTAGTATTGACAATTTTGGGAACAATCTCATAGGTTTTACGGTTTGTAAGGGTATATCCTTGCAACTATTGTTATAATTTGGCTACGTTTGCATACCCATGATGGGTGGGTGTTTGAAGCGCCCAATTAGGAATCAATCAATATGCCTGAGCGGGCTTTAAATCGACACTTAAAAG contains:
- the mraY gene encoding phospho-N-acetylmuramoyl-pentapeptide-transferase; amino-acid sequence: MMQWLGESVRAFNVFNYLTLRAVLATITALTISWTLGPWVIRKLTEMKVGQAVRDDGPQTHLIKAGTPTMGGTLILLSIGLTTLLWGDLGNKYIWLVLVVTLATGIIGFVDDYKKVALKNPKGLSAKAKMFWQSAIAIGAGLFLVNFGNDAATTGFIVPFYKEILYPFGAIGFCILTYFVIVGTSNAVNLTDGLDGLAIMPTVLIAGAFCIFAYVAGNAKFAVYLGVPHVPGAGELVVFCAAMAGAGLGFLWFNAYPAEVFMGDVGALALGAGLGMVAVIVRQEIVLLIMGGVFVVEALSVMIQVASFKTRGKRVFRMAPLHHHYELKGWKETQVVVRFWIITMLLVLVGLATLKLR
- the murC gene encoding UDP-N-acetylmuramate--L-alanine ligase, whose protein sequence is MKHKVKRIHFVGIGGVGMSGIAEVLLNLGFEISGSDLGVSATTQRLVNAGAQVFQGHAAEFITDADVVVISSAVKDDNPEVIAARQRKIPVVPRAMMLAELMRLKQGIAIAGTHGKTTTTSLSASVLEAAGLDPTFVIGGKLHAAGSNARLGQGDFLVAEADESDASFLLLTPVISVVTNIDADHMDTYGHDFEKLKQAFIDFLHHLPFYGRAILCIDDPHVRSILPKVTSPVTTYGVSEDAMLRAENIVADNGMMRFDAVWQNGESRRLAVTLNMPGMHNVLNALAAIAIGIEVGADETAIVSALERFQGVGRRFQRYGEVTLPAGGTFTLVDDYGHHPVEMAATLAATRGAFPGRRLLLAFQPHRYTRTRDCFEDFVKVLNTVDGLLLAEVYAAGETPIVAADGRSLARAVRVAGKIEPVFVAQITDMSTAIFAAVQAGDVVVTMGAGTIGNTPKLLCEMVK
- a CDS encoding D-alanine--D-alanine ligase is translated as MSGVDVKAMGKVAVLMGGASSEREISLLSGAGVLEALVRQGVDAHRFDPAEKPLSALHDEGFERAFLILHGGYGEDGTIQGALEFMSIPYTGCGVMASAIGMDKWRTKLMWQAAGLPIPDYVLLVASSDLAAVAKQLDLPLYVKPANGGSSVGVTRCTSVEQIAQAYAVAAQYDALVLAERSINAGEYSCAVLDGKALATVKIEPATEFYDFEAKYIRDDTVYHCPGLLGEQEQKARDLCEQAYRVLGASGWARIDFLMDEQGEMFLLEPNTAPGMTTHSLFPMCAREAGISYDDLVLTILGTIS
- the murG gene encoding undecaprenyldiphospho-muramoylpentapeptide beta-N-acetylglucosaminyltransferase → MRKEDAEWIEPAATGGQRTLLVMAGGTGGHIFPALAVANALRLEGWDVVWLGANGAMETRVVPQQGIDLVTLKITGVRGKGWLKKLSQPWVQTKALLAALNLIFRRRPDVAIGFGGFTGFPGGLAMRLCWLPLVIHEQNSVAGLTNRVLSKIANRVLFAFPSAFPNQADCVGNPVRSEIAQVAEPAVRFANRTGPLKILVVGGSLGAQVFNEQLPKALALIAPADRPMVTHQSGEKHLETLRANYAAAGASADCVAFIADMAQAYADADLILCRSGALTVAELACVGAASILVPFPHAVDDHQTGNAHFLSEAGAGILLAQSHSSPEKLAQLIQEMTRERCLTMATAARALAQPNATAAVVAVIKELAQ
- a CDS encoding UDP-N-acetylmuramoyl-tripeptide--D-alanyl-D-alanine ligase, translated to MMLNLQETAQVLNGRLSGGPELVFSRVTTDSRDIRAGDLFVALKGERFDAHDFVEQALAQGAVAALVEKDGSGNRIVVADTLQALGQLARYWRAKHADIKLAAITGSNGKTSLKEMLASILAKHVGDASKVHATKGNLNNHIGLPLTVLGLNAQHRFVVAEMGMNHFGEIDYLTRIACPDVAVVNNAGAAHLEALGSVAGVAQAKGEIFAGLVADGVAIINHDDEFAGLWRQLAGEHQCVSFGLQDAEITAEQIELGALGSQFQLLTPLGSASVQLAVPGLHNVRNALAAAATALAMQVPLADIAAGLSAWQGVKGRLQAKKAANGAQILDDSYNANPDSMRAAIDVLAAMGAKRSVLVLGDMGEVGADAAEQHALIGAYAQQQGIAALFAVGEHMVHAVGAFGERGQHFASKAQLLASLRAVLTPESMVLVKGSRFMRMEDVVNELEGAQPCC
- the ftsW gene encoding putative lipid II flippase FtsW, producing MRQILYQAMQRMKPKMSAYDRGLFWCVTLLLTIGLVMVYSASIAMAEVDKDTGFNSSYFLMRHSAFLAVGVLAGFIAFNIPTEIWRRYAPALFILGIVLLILVLIPGIGREVNGSRRWLSLFVINLQPSELVKYFAVLYAADYSVRKNSSMTSTFVDSLTKVLLPLGVVMAIVGGLLLAEPDMGALIVVTAIAMGILFLAGFSWRIFAGLIIFLGGAFFALIISSPYRRARVLGFLDPWQDPYGKGYQLSHSLIAFGRGEFTGVGLGLSVEKLSYLPEAHTDFLMAIIAEEFGFIGIAVVISLFAFLVFRAFSIGVQANKLERHWQSLAAQGVGIWIGVQTVINIGVNMGVMPTKGLTLPLLSFGGSGLVANLLALGFLLRIDFENRQMIRGYKV
- a CDS encoding UDP-N-acetylmuramoyl-L-alanyl-D-glutamate--2,6-diaminopimelate ligase → MKPASWELPAFDLAALIELQSGRPLVADSRQVQAGDVFMAFRGEYVDGRKFIADALAKGAAAVIWEAEDFVWNRAWDVPNLAVPALRYQAGIVACALLGNDSGLMPIVGITGTNGKTSIANWLAQAFDLLGNKTGVLGTLGNGFVSDLVASTHTTLDPLALQGWLAKFKANGATHVAMEVSSHGLDQGRAHGVPFKTAVFTNLTRDHLDYHGTMAAYATAKAKLFQWDGLQAAVINADDAFGRELIEFTTAPKVYGYGFEHGNLRVKHFESSLDGISLVVDTPLGVGAINSPLLGRFNVSNLLACLGVLLADGVALDDACRVLGQIRSAPGRMQCLGGSGKPLVVVDYAHTPDALEKALLTLREVMPQGARLYCVFGCGGDRDNGKRPLMGEIACRLADSVVITSDNPRSEKPQAIIQQIIAGVEGVPGNGEANYAIESDRGFAITDTIDMAGPNDVILVAGKGHETYQEIDGVRQHFDDVEVASQALAKKVIRKS
- the murD gene encoding UDP-N-acetylmuramoyl-L-alanine--D-glutamate ligase, yielding MELKAKHCIVVGLGETGLATARWLVGQGAQVTVADSRQTPPNLAQLQAELPQVALRLGSFNVDTFADADLLISSPGVPLATPEVAAAIARGITVIGDIELLALALQGQPGKVIAITGSNGKSTVTTMVAQMCEAAGKTTVMAGNIGVPVLAALAEWQARGEWPDFWVLELSSFQLETTHSLAPTAATVLNVSEDHLDRYAGMKEYAATKASIFNGQGVRVLNREDQWCKGMAEPDHNIVWFGADTAANGEYGLLEIDGDFSLRYGATELLKASELPVAGLHNAVNALASIALCRAADLPLAPLLEALKNFKGLPHRVEFVADINGVAYYDDSKGTNVGATEAALKGMTRPVVLIAGGEGKGQDFSPLLEACERVCRAVLLIGKDAPALADVLNEAQSAYLPDDDDNYLPVMMLPTLEMAVSVASNFAEPGDVVLLSPACASLDMFRNYHHRAEVFIAAVKELEQ